A single Polynucleobacter acidiphobus DNA region contains:
- the glnE gene encoding bifunctional [glutamate--ammonia ligase]-adenylyl-L-tyrosine phosphorylase/[glutamate--ammonia-ligase] adenylyltransferase, producing the protein MVSDQDALSFLEKNSVYANRWLSAHADWRAWLEERIHTPVDTTQIDQLLLPISKALDRQELDEAALMSQLRLVRQQLMLWIGCRDLNGLAPLLEVTQSLSYFAEQALGLVVRYLRTDLQERFGLPWARTEDYELPLLIVGMGKLGGRELNLSSDIDLILLYEEEGETKHGASSISNHEWFTKLGRRLIKMISEHDAHGFVFRVDMRLRPNGDSGPLVCSLEMLEEYLFVQGREWERYAWIKGRMIYPPISHPDYVRCEKGLEQIIRPFVYRRHLDYGVIAAIRELHTQIQREADKRSNQRSGRSRDIKLGRGGIREIEFLAQMFQLMRGGTDPRLRTRPTLEVLDRLQEGGLMSAEEIEALKSAYVFLRRLEHRIQIWEDQQTHYLPEQDDARAQLAQAMAGPNQEGRLEEFMQMLTEHQNQVARYFEKAFALDESTRLQIDANDTSWQPNTALFPKANERWSAWQESSRAKSLPEKSRLTIRSLLKKAANDIEADHPDDADQTLLRFFDLLEAICRRSAYLSILAENSNALQKVLMLLNASQWAAQYLARHPHLLDDLLSANAQSELIHDPESYWCKVKANLDLRLDDALADGASPDHAMDILRVTHHTETFLILLADLGIGAPEGLSTERVSDRLSALADLILQATYERVWPSVAEKFGLSPQHPPPFAVIAYGKLGGKELGYASDLDLVFLYDASPTDYAAQEIYSVLGKRMINWLTTLTAAGTLFEIDTRLRPNGAAGFLVTSLDSFRRYQLREGDNAAWVWEHQAISRARFAAGDPKVGAQFEEIRKEVLAHERNHSDLKYEIIEMRHKVHAGHPNSSNDFDLKHDPGGMVDIEFIVQYLVLAYARQYPDLLGNLGNIALLGIAAKHQLISEMDALEIGDAYRMFRAQQHRLRLDGAEKIRVSIHEYPDFAKAKACVTKLWEAVFGAPSQPV; encoded by the coding sequence ATGGTTTCGGATCAAGACGCCCTTTCTTTTCTGGAGAAAAACTCCGTCTATGCAAATCGCTGGCTAAGTGCCCACGCAGATTGGCGCGCTTGGCTAGAGGAGCGCATACATACTCCGGTCGACACCACCCAGATCGATCAGCTGCTCCTGCCAATCAGCAAGGCTCTCGATCGTCAGGAGTTGGATGAGGCAGCACTGATGAGTCAGCTTCGGCTAGTTCGTCAACAGTTGATGCTATGGATTGGTTGCCGAGACCTCAATGGACTGGCACCTTTATTAGAAGTGACCCAGTCGCTCAGTTATTTTGCAGAGCAAGCCCTTGGGCTAGTCGTGCGCTATCTTCGCACGGATCTGCAAGAGCGATTTGGCCTACCTTGGGCTCGGACCGAAGACTACGAACTGCCACTCCTGATTGTCGGGATGGGGAAATTAGGCGGTCGTGAACTCAATCTTTCCTCGGATATCGATCTGATCTTGTTATATGAGGAAGAGGGCGAGACTAAACATGGGGCAAGTTCGATTTCAAACCACGAGTGGTTTACGAAGCTGGGCCGGCGTCTCATCAAAATGATTTCTGAGCATGATGCCCATGGATTTGTATTCCGGGTGGATATGCGCTTGCGTCCTAATGGCGATTCTGGACCGTTGGTTTGTAGTCTAGAAATGCTCGAAGAGTATTTGTTTGTGCAAGGCCGTGAATGGGAGCGTTACGCATGGATTAAAGGTCGCATGATTTATCCCCCGATATCGCATCCCGATTATGTTCGGTGCGAGAAGGGGCTTGAGCAAATTATTCGGCCATTTGTCTATCGTCGCCATTTAGATTACGGTGTGATTGCAGCCATTCGGGAGTTGCATACACAAATTCAGCGAGAGGCAGATAAGCGGAGTAATCAACGCAGCGGGCGATCACGTGATATTAAGTTAGGTCGCGGTGGAATCCGTGAAATTGAGTTTTTAGCCCAGATGTTTCAATTAATGCGGGGTGGTACCGATCCGCGCTTACGAACTCGTCCAACGCTTGAGGTCTTAGATCGACTGCAAGAGGGTGGACTGATGAGCGCAGAAGAAATTGAAGCGCTCAAATCTGCTTATGTGTTCTTAAGGCGCTTGGAGCATCGCATCCAGATTTGGGAAGACCAGCAGACACATTATTTACCTGAGCAGGATGATGCGAGAGCGCAGTTGGCGCAAGCCATGGCTGGACCGAATCAAGAAGGGCGTCTCGAAGAGTTTATGCAAATGCTCACTGAGCATCAAAATCAGGTAGCACGTTATTTTGAAAAGGCGTTTGCCTTGGACGAAAGCACCCGTTTGCAAATTGATGCAAACGACACAAGCTGGCAACCCAATACTGCTTTATTCCCCAAGGCTAATGAGCGGTGGAGCGCCTGGCAGGAAAGCTCCCGTGCCAAATCACTGCCAGAGAAAAGTCGACTCACGATACGAAGCTTATTAAAAAAGGCAGCGAATGATATTGAGGCTGATCATCCAGACGATGCGGATCAAACTCTCTTGCGATTTTTTGATCTCCTTGAGGCGATTTGTCGTCGCAGCGCCTATCTATCGATTTTGGCTGAGAACTCCAATGCCTTGCAAAAGGTATTGATGCTCCTCAATGCCTCACAGTGGGCCGCCCAATATTTAGCCAGACATCCTCATTTATTGGACGATCTGTTATCGGCCAATGCGCAATCTGAGCTGATTCATGATCCTGAGAGCTATTGGTGCAAAGTAAAGGCAAATCTGGATCTGCGTTTAGATGATGCCCTCGCAGATGGGGCGAGCCCAGATCATGCCATGGATATCCTACGGGTCACACATCACACCGAAACCTTTTTAATTCTCTTAGCTGATTTAGGAATTGGTGCTCCCGAGGGTCTTAGTACTGAGCGGGTGAGTGATCGCTTGTCCGCGCTGGCCGATTTGATACTGCAGGCAACCTATGAACGCGTTTGGCCATCGGTTGCGGAGAAGTTTGGTCTCAGTCCTCAGCATCCACCACCATTTGCAGTGATTGCCTATGGCAAGTTGGGCGGAAAAGAGTTGGGTTACGCCTCTGATCTCGACCTGGTCTTTTTGTATGACGCATCACCAACAGACTATGCGGCTCAGGAGATTTATTCGGTGTTAGGTAAGCGCATGATTAATTGGTTGACGACTTTAACTGCTGCCGGCACTTTATTTGAAATCGATACGCGCCTGCGCCCAAACGGCGCTGCAGGATTTTTGGTGACCAGCCTTGATTCCTTTCGACGCTATCAATTGCGTGAGGGGGATAACGCCGCTTGGGTTTGGGAGCATCAAGCCATTTCTCGGGCGCGCTTTGCTGCGGGTGATCCCAAGGTAGGAGCCCAGTTTGAAGAGATACGCAAAGAAGTTCTCGCCCACGAACGAAATCATTCTGATCTCAAATATGAAATTATTGAGATGCGCCATAAGGTTCATGCTGGCCATCCAAATTCATCCAATGATTTTGATCTCAAGCATGATCCTGGTGGCATGGTCGATATTGAATTCATCGTTCAGTATTTAGTTTTGGCCTACGCTCGCCAGTACCCTGATTTATTGGGCAACTTAGGCAATATTGCGCTTTTAGGAATTGCCGCAAAGCACCAGTTGATCTCGGAGATGGATGCGCTTGAGATTGGGGACGCCTATCGCATGTTTCGGGCGCAGCAGCATCGATTGCGTTTAGACGGAGCGGAAAAAATTCGGGTATCCATCCATGAGTATCCTGATTTTGCGAAAGCAAAGGCGTGTGTGACTAAACTTTGGGAGGCGGTCTTTGGCGCCCCCTCGCAACCAGTTTAA
- a CDS encoding NAD kinase, which translates to MLSPSSKPLQKKFRRVTLVGKHQADGIGQHLHELAQILTNHGCELSIEASTATHLPDANLQIIQLQDFQKSTDLAVILGGDGTMLGIGRQIAGTGVPLLGINMGRLGYMTDIPFEDAKTVLPPMIDGHYEIDERSLLEASVWRNDQEIHRGLALNDVVVNRSGLSGMVELKVHVNGSFMYNQRSDGLIVSTPTGSTAYALSAGGPILHPCVPGIVLVPIAPHALSNRPIVLAQESQITIEVAGGREVIVNFDMQSLTKLQIGDRVEVKRSNKSISLLHPLGHSDYQTLREKLHWNEYPSTF; encoded by the coding sequence ATGTTAAGCCCATCAAGCAAACCCCTGCAGAAGAAGTTTAGGCGCGTAACCCTTGTGGGTAAGCACCAAGCAGACGGTATTGGGCAGCATTTACACGAATTAGCCCAAATCCTCACAAATCATGGCTGCGAGCTCAGCATTGAGGCGTCTACGGCCACCCATTTGCCAGACGCCAATTTACAGATCATCCAACTCCAGGATTTCCAGAAATCCACGGATTTGGCGGTTATTTTGGGGGGTGATGGCACCATGCTTGGCATTGGTCGTCAAATTGCCGGGACTGGAGTACCGCTCTTGGGGATCAATATGGGGCGTTTGGGTTATATGACCGACATCCCTTTTGAAGACGCCAAAACGGTTCTGCCGCCCATGATTGATGGTCATTATGAAATCGATGAGCGATCGCTACTAGAGGCTAGCGTATGGCGCAATGATCAAGAGATTCATCGGGGCTTAGCCTTAAACGATGTGGTCGTGAATCGTTCAGGACTCTCTGGAATGGTGGAGCTAAAGGTGCATGTTAACGGCTCCTTTATGTACAACCAGCGCTCCGATGGCCTAATTGTGTCCACCCCAACCGGATCAACCGCATACGCCCTCTCAGCAGGCGGTCCCATTTTGCATCCCTGCGTGCCAGGGATTGTGCTGGTACCAATCGCTCCCCATGCACTCTCCAATCGACCCATCGTATTGGCCCAAGAGTCTCAAATTACGATCGAAGTTGCTGGTGGCCGAGAAGTGATTGTGAACTTTGATATGCAATCATTAACTAAATTACAAATCGGTGATCGGGTTGAGGTAAAGCGCTCGAACAAATCCATCTCCCTCCTACATCCACTGGGGCACAGTGACTACCAGACCCTAAGAGAAAAGTTGCACTGGAACGAGTATCCTTCCACGTTTTAA
- the recN gene encoding DNA repair protein RecN, which yields MLQSLALRDFVIVDHLELDFGSGFSVLTGETGAGKSILLDALALALGERADTSQIREGCQRAEIAAIFQVEEDLQEEISGWLREADFPLEDDHRIVIKRSIDHSGRSKAYINGGAASLNQLRELGDRLVDIHGQHAHQLLLKTGAQRELLDRHANLHDQAAIVAQAYQSMNVTAKQLQQAEAAGADLQREQERLQWQLDELNEIAPQANEWGEIQIAHARLANAAKIIQGVELAIDGLSDAEHSIESQLHRVQHAIDDLVKHDPNLNEINESLNHAQIQIDEAIHGLNRYRQKMDLDPDRLAELEARMQALHTAARKYKVNPEQLPELWISSQEKLAAFTAAQDIESLRQQFKAQEAEFLKRAQELSKRRHQAAAELSQAVSDAMQRLAMTGGQLQVLVSPSEASRHGIDQIEFLIAAHSGSTPKPLAKVASGGELARISLAISVITSKASFTPTLIFDEVDSGIGGAVAQTVGELLRQLGQSHQILCVTHLAQVAAQGDHHFKVSKQALDGKTHSDVKSLGRQERIEEIARMLGGTTITDTTRRHARELLNQT from the coding sequence ATGCTTCAATCATTAGCATTGCGTGATTTTGTGATTGTGGATCACCTAGAACTTGATTTTGGCTCGGGTTTTAGTGTTTTAACTGGCGAAACTGGTGCAGGTAAATCAATTTTGCTCGATGCCCTAGCCCTCGCTCTGGGTGAGCGTGCTGATACCAGTCAAATCCGTGAGGGCTGCCAACGCGCAGAGATCGCTGCTATTTTTCAGGTCGAAGAGGACTTGCAAGAGGAAATTTCCGGATGGTTGCGCGAGGCTGATTTTCCGCTCGAAGATGACCATCGGATTGTGATTAAACGCAGCATCGATCATTCCGGTCGGAGCAAGGCCTACATTAATGGTGGCGCTGCGTCTTTAAATCAACTACGCGAACTGGGTGATCGTCTCGTCGATATTCATGGGCAACACGCCCACCAATTACTTCTTAAGACCGGTGCACAACGCGAGCTGCTCGATCGACATGCCAATCTTCATGACCAAGCAGCGATCGTGGCGCAAGCATATCAATCTATGAATGTGACGGCCAAGCAATTGCAGCAAGCCGAAGCGGCAGGTGCTGATTTACAGCGCGAGCAAGAGCGTCTTCAGTGGCAGCTTGATGAGCTCAATGAAATTGCACCACAAGCAAATGAATGGGGTGAAATCCAAATAGCGCATGCTCGACTGGCCAATGCCGCCAAAATTATTCAAGGGGTTGAGCTCGCGATTGATGGCTTAAGCGATGCTGAGCATTCGATTGAGTCGCAACTTCATCGGGTGCAGCATGCGATTGATGATTTAGTAAAGCATGATCCGAATTTGAATGAGATCAATGAAAGCCTTAATCATGCTCAAATTCAGATTGACGAGGCGATTCACGGATTAAATCGATACCGACAAAAGATGGATTTAGATCCAGATCGCCTTGCAGAACTCGAAGCCCGAATGCAAGCTCTCCATACTGCGGCTCGCAAATACAAAGTCAATCCTGAGCAATTGCCAGAACTTTGGATCAGCTCTCAAGAAAAATTAGCGGCCTTCACGGCAGCACAAGATATCGAGTCTTTGCGTCAACAATTTAAGGCTCAAGAGGCTGAATTTCTAAAACGTGCGCAAGAATTATCAAAGCGTCGTCATCAGGCAGCCGCAGAGCTTAGCCAAGCCGTTAGCGATGCGATGCAGCGCCTCGCAATGACAGGCGGCCAGCTGCAAGTCCTTGTCAGTCCAAGCGAGGCCAGTCGTCATGGAATCGATCAAATTGAGTTTCTGATCGCTGCGCACAGTGGTAGCACACCAAAGCCTTTGGCTAAGGTTGCTTCTGGAGGAGAGTTAGCGCGCATTAGCTTAGCCATTAGTGTCATCACCAGCAAGGCGAGCTTTACCCCAACCCTGATCTTTGATGAAGTCGATTCTGGCATTGGTGGAGCAGTGGCTCAAACGGTTGGCGAACTTTTAAGGCAACTGGGTCAGTCCCACCAAATCCTTTGTGTCACCCATCTAGCCCAAGTGGCCGCTCAAGGTGATCATCATTTCAAGGTAAGTAAACAAGCATTGGATGGCAAAACCCATTCCGATGTGAAGAGTTTAGGCCGTCAAGAACGCATTGAAGAAATTGCTCGGATGCTAGGCGGCACAACCATTACTGACACCACGCGGCGACACGCGAGAGAACTACTAAACCAGACCTAA
- the hemH gene encoding ferrochelatase: protein MIGSLLKTNPHLRTSRTGVLLINLGTPEAPTRTAVKTYLKQFLSDPRVVEIPRLIWWFILHGIILPIRSGASAKKYASIWLKEGSPLLVYSQAQAQGLRDRFAGKDSNVIVDLAMRYGKPSIPEVLNRFQEANVERLLVLPLYPQYSATTSASSFDEVFSVLKTWRNQPELRIVKHYHDHGAYIESLRQQIEAYWAQHGRPDFSKGAKLIMSFHGLPKRNLMQGDPYHCECLKSGRLLGEALGLEPANYHVTFQSRFGRAEWLKPYTALTIEELGKAGCPHMDIVCPGFPADCLETLEEIAMEGQEIFHEHGGKEYRYIPCLNDDPNFISALHAIALEHMHGWSKELESPAVLEFRNQRAQVAEAAMTAG, encoded by the coding sequence ATGATTGGATCACTGTTGAAAACGAACCCTCATTTAAGAACCTCCCGGACCGGCGTTTTGTTGATTAATTTGGGCACCCCAGAGGCGCCTACGCGCACGGCGGTGAAAACCTACTTAAAGCAATTTTTGTCGGACCCTCGGGTCGTTGAAATTCCGCGCTTGATTTGGTGGTTCATTTTGCACGGTATTATTTTGCCGATTCGCAGCGGCGCTTCGGCGAAAAAATACGCATCGATTTGGCTAAAAGAGGGTTCCCCCTTGCTGGTCTATTCGCAAGCGCAGGCCCAAGGTTTGAGGGATCGCTTTGCGGGCAAGGATTCGAATGTGATCGTGGATCTAGCGATGCGTTACGGTAAGCCATCCATTCCTGAAGTGCTCAACCGTTTTCAGGAGGCCAATGTTGAGCGTCTATTGGTATTGCCTTTGTACCCTCAATATTCAGCGACCACCAGCGCCTCCAGCTTTGATGAGGTGTTTTCAGTTCTTAAGACGTGGCGCAATCAACCCGAACTCCGAATTGTGAAGCACTATCATGATCATGGCGCTTACATTGAGTCTCTCCGTCAACAGATTGAAGCCTACTGGGCGCAACATGGCCGACCCGATTTTTCAAAGGGCGCCAAGCTCATCATGTCCTTTCATGGTCTGCCCAAACGAAATTTGATGCAAGGGGATCCCTATCATTGCGAATGTCTGAAATCAGGTCGCTTGCTAGGAGAGGCGCTGGGATTAGAGCCAGCCAATTACCACGTCACCTTTCAATCTCGCTTTGGTCGCGCGGAATGGTTAAAGCCTTACACTGCCTTGACCATTGAGGAGCTTGGGAAGGCAGGCTGCCCTCACATGGATATTGTTTGTCCTGGTTTCCCAGCAGACTGCCTAGAGACCTTAGAAGAAATTGCCATGGAAGGTCAAGAGATTTTTCATGAGCATGGTGGCAAAGAGTATCGTTACATCCCATGCTTAAATGACGATCCTAATTTCATTTCGGCTTTACATGCAATTGCTTTAGAGCATATGCATGGCTGGTCAAAAGAGCTTGAGTCTCCTGCAGTTTTGGAGTTTCGCAATCAGCGTGCTCAGGTAGCAGAAGCTGCGATGACTGCTGGATAA
- the hrcA gene encoding heat-inducible transcriptional repressor HrcA, translating to MMDDRSKVLLKTLIERYIEEGQPVGSRTLSRFSGLDLSAATIRNVMADLEDLGLVTSPHTSAGRIPTPRGYRLFVDTMLTIRPLEEVASKQVEQSLYPDAPQKVISSAAQLLSNLTHFAGVVMTPKRSQIFKHIEFLRLGEGKILLILVTPEGDVQNRILPTNQDYSPAQLTEASNFINAHFSGKSFSEVRSRLRAELDHLRSDIAGLMALALENGVSDTGLNHPDMVISGERHLLDVGELSSNLSKLRKMFDMLEQKSLLMQLLDVSSHADGIQIFIGGESELLPYEDLAVISAPYSVDGQVVGTLGVIGPTRMAYDRVIPIVDITSKLLSGALSSP from the coding sequence ATCATGGATGATCGCTCAAAAGTTCTGCTCAAAACCTTAATCGAGAGATATATCGAAGAAGGCCAGCCAGTGGGCTCGCGGACCCTGTCACGTTTTTCGGGATTGGATCTCTCGGCAGCGACGATTCGGAATGTAATGGCCGATCTTGAGGACCTTGGTTTGGTGACCAGTCCGCATACCTCGGCAGGACGCATTCCAACCCCGCGAGGTTACCGTTTGTTTGTCGACACGATGTTGACCATTCGGCCCCTGGAGGAGGTGGCTTCCAAACAGGTTGAGCAATCCTTATATCCCGATGCTCCCCAAAAGGTGATTAGTTCTGCAGCCCAGCTCTTATCCAATCTGACGCATTTTGCTGGCGTGGTCATGACCCCGAAGCGCTCTCAGATCTTTAAACACATTGAGTTTCTGCGCCTTGGCGAAGGCAAGATTTTGTTAATTTTGGTAACTCCCGAGGGGGATGTGCAAAATCGGATCTTGCCGACCAACCAAGATTACAGTCCCGCACAGCTGACAGAGGCAAGTAATTTCATTAATGCGCATTTCTCAGGAAAGAGTTTTTCAGAGGTTCGCAGTCGCTTACGGGCAGAGTTGGATCACTTGCGCAGTGACATTGCTGGATTAATGGCACTCGCCCTCGAGAATGGTGTGAGTGACACGGGTTTAAATCACCCGGATATGGTGATTTCTGGAGAACGCCACTTACTCGATGTGGGTGAGCTGAGCTCCAATCTGAGCAAATTACGCAAAATGTTCGATATGTTGGAGCAAAAATCCCTGCTCATGCAATTGTTGGACGTATCAAGTCATGCCGATGGTATTCAGATCTTTATTGGCGGCGAAAGTGAGCTGTTGCCCTATGAGGATTTGGCGGTGATCAGCGCTCCCTATAGTGTGGATGGGCAAGTGGTAGGAACACTCGGCGTGATCGGCCCCACTCGAATGGCGTATGATCGTGTGATCCCGATTGTGGATATCACCTCTAAGCTATTAAGCGGCGCCTTGAGCTCCCCTTAA